The sequence GATTGTATATCAAAGCTTATACAGCTGCCCTTCGGCAGTCTTATGGTGGGAGCTCCTGataaaaagaataaatttttgGACATCTTGAATGAGGATAGTCATTCTAAACAAGCAGGATTAGCTTCCGAGGAATTGCAAGAATCTGTGAAACCAGATAATTTGAGCCATGAGCTCAAGGATGATGATAGTCAGAATGGAGACACTGACAATGATGGTCCAGCTCCGAAAAGATTGCGGACAGAACAATCTTCAGATTATGGCAGTCCTTTGATGAAACAGGTCATCGTAGTCTATTTGCTTCTTATATTTCTGCTTCATTCATCTTTTGAATTCTTCGCTTCGTTTTTACTTTTTAGTATTAGCATTTTATTTTTAGCAATTTCCAAACAGACAATGCAGGACAGGAAATTTTAATGCAGACTTTTATTGATTGTCCGTTGttgtatttcatttttttgaAGTATTTTAATTGTTGTAAATAAATTCTGTCTGGATCTTTATTTCACATTTTCTTGTTGGTATTTATTGCACCAAGAAAATATTTCCGGTGCAATAGTGTTAGTGTTTCAACGACGTCATGCAAATTGATGTTCTTGTGGAAATCTGatattgaaaatgaattaaagAAGATATTTTTCCTTGATAATTTctagggaaaattgctttttcaGTTCGTTACCTTTGCCCTCTTGCTATTTTAATCAGCTATATAGTTAAATTGCTGTCCTAGTTCTGTGTATAATTATCTGGCAATTTTGGCCAGAAAAATCCTGCTGACCGGATTTTAATGATTTGGGATCGGAACATGCATATGTGACATAAAAATTGGGGATTTTTCAAGCAACCATTCAAAGGGATTCAAGAGCATCCTCTTCCCCCACCCCCCCTTCTTCAACATTTCTCAGCCCCAATATTTATGCCACATAGGCAAGCTCCGAAGTAAACTCATCAAAATCCGACGAGTAGGGGTTTTTCTGGCTAAAATCGGACTGAAattgcaaaataaaaataaaaataaaaatatgggaCTCAGACTGCAATTTGACTATATAGGGGAATAAAATCACAAGAGAACAAACATAACGGACTGAAAAacaattttccctaattatAAAAACGTGACACGTTGATGATGCAAATGGAGTCTTTAGTCTGCACAGATTTGGTAGTATGTCATTTAAGCTTATTTTCAGCTATCAATTGGTTGACATTATTGCACTCCTCAATTTTGACACATACTCTTATCAGGTAGCTCGTATTTCGACCGTGGTGGGCCCACACATCACGGCTACTGCGTCCGAGGCTGCAGTTACAGCCCTTTGTTATGAAAACCAGTGTTCAAGAGGAATATTTGAAGATTACGGCGGTTTTGTTCACTCAGAAACATCTCCGCGAACTACCAAAGAAAAGAGGTATGTGTGCTAGTTAACGAAATATTACCCCCTCAAAAGTATTAATATGCTTAAGTTGGTCAAATGATTATCTCCCACTCTCACAGAGCATCTGAGGTTGATCATTCAGTTGAAAGTGGAAGGAACAATCAATCAGGTACAAGTTCatgtttttagaaaaaaattgcATCTACTCTAAACATTTGTTTTAGGTTAAAAACTCTCGGAAGTTATAAATACATTACATTTTTAGTTGCCACCTTTCCTAACAAACCAAGACATACTGAATCATTGCATGTACATGGGGGTTGCGGTTTTTATTTTCAAAGGGAAGGTTGTTATTCAGACGAATCAACAAAGGGGGTCAATATAATCTGTCCCTTCTCTTTTGTTGGACATTTATTAGAGGTATGATATCACCCTTCGGCTCACTGAGTCGCTAAATATTTGATTAACCTTTATCCACAGAAATTCTGGATGAGGCATCTGTTACGAAGAGCATAATTCCGTTAAATTTGAGAACAAGGGCAGCAGCTGCAACGGCACTTGGTGCTGCTGCTGCAAATGCCAAGTTGTTGGCTGATCAAGAGGAGAGAGAAATCGAGCTTTTGATGTCCACTTTACTGGATGCCCAGGTTGTTACTTCTCCTGATACTGGgaattaacaaattttttttaggaTTAATCATTTAATTGATTTGGTGAGATTTCTTTGGTTTCACAAGATAGGCCTGTTTTCTTCATATATCTCTTGATGCTATTGTATTAATCGAATTTCATATGGTTCGATAGTCAGTGTTCTTGCGAATTCAAGTTCATCCAATTTATCAGAGCTTGATGGTTCCTATTCATGTCTTCTTTATTCTTGCTTTCCGCGATACCAGAAGCATTCATTTACATTCTTTTTATGTGATTTCAGCTTAGGAAGGTGCATCGCAAGACGAAATATCTTGATGATCTGATGTCAATCATGGAAAAGGAAGGTCCCCGAATCCAGGAACTCGAAGAATCTCTCGTCACCGAACGGCTACAAGTGTTGCAAAAGATATGTACTGCTGGCATAAACAAAACCAAGGAGCCTTCCTCTGTGAAGTATCAACCTGATACTGTTAGATGAAAGTAGTGTAAGAAGCCGTTTTCTTTGCAATATTGTTTATTATCACCATTGTTAtggattattttattatttatctcaGAAATTATTTGGTCATATATCAGTACTATGTGTAAACTGAACGGTACTCACATACAAAATATATCATCAAATCAAAAGGGTGATTTCCCCACTAGACAaggcaaaaaaataaataaaatagaagaCAGATGAAGAAAGAAAACCAACACAAATGCTTCATCTTCTACATCAACTGCTTTGTCGCAGATTTCGTCTTGGAATAAGTGGCAAATCTCCGTATCAGTTGAGAAAAATAAGTCGAGAACGCGTATTTATCATGTCATGTAAAATAATACGCAGGTCGTTAAAGACCCAAACCTTCTTCATCCCAAGCAAATACAGTATTTTCCTTTTGATCCAAGTGCACATGTTGCATCAACATACTTGCCGGCCAGCAATTTTCGACACGCAGCAATGCATTGAGGCAGTGTGCATGGATTAAGATCAATCCCAATAGCACCCTCCACATTTCTTGGATACAATGTCAATACTTCACAAAATATAATACATATTACCACCAAATCCCACTTCATGGAAGCCATGGCTTTCTTTCCTGCTAATTTTTCGTTGTGGGAGACGATTTGGGTTAATTACATGAAGAAATATATCTCCAAAgcttggtatatatatataaagatggAGAATAAAGGTTCACATACTTTTGATGATGTTGTGCATCATATGTATATGGGCATATTTCCAGGGTGGTATCTTCGAGAATGGCTCGTTTTTAATATGCACATTTCTTTTCTTGGGCGGGGCCAAAAGTTTCATAATTTATTGAAATAGTATATTAGATTTTGTCTAGCAGCATATGCCAAAACAAAGAAGAAATCTATGTCATAAGAATGAATGAAAAGAATCTTTATGCTATCATTTGTTAAACTACTTGATTATACAAACTTATTACTTCTTCAATATTTTTCTCACCAACACGGTAGCTATTATCAAAACGagtgtatttttttattatatattattgtattttattttatatttgtatttatactcctttttttttttgacaaacatTGTTATTAATATGGAAAATTTTCGAACAGATTAGGTATCACCTACCTATGTCTTCTACCCAAACCCAATTTTAATCTATATATGAGATAAACCACATgaataattcaaaattaaaataaaacttaaattttGTATAATTCAATAGGAAACGACCAATCAAATTGAAAATAGAATGTGCTCCACTTGTTAGTTACTCCGTCCATTTCGATTATAAAAGTCACATTTTTTTAGACAAAAATTTATATGAGACAGTTTCAtgggtcaattttgtgagacggatcTCCTATTTGGGtcattcataaaaaatattattttttatgtcaaaagttttattttttattataaatatagataGGATTGACTCATCGAATAAAGATTAGTGAGACCTCTCACAAGAGATctacttttttttaatatatgaaacTCATAAacttgtattatatatatatttaggcaaaaactcctatgagacggtcttAAGGTCATTTTTTGAGACGAATATCTTATTTGAATTatccattaaaaatattatattttatgtcaaaaatattttttattattataaatatggatagggttgacccgtctcacaaaTGAGACCatctcacaggagtgttactcttttatttaacattatttttcaaattttttactAATTATTATATGTCccttttaattattaataagtTTTAAAAACCTGCGATTTTGTAAGTGaattaaatatagataaaatagaaaatttaaatttaaatttatttttctcaatGATTTTTTTCTAATCTATATGTTGAAAGAAacaagtttatatatataactgATACAGAAAGAATACCATTATTTTGTAATTTATATTGCCTCACCCTGTCACCCATGATGATATACATTACTTTAAAGACTTAAATGCCATAGTTGGgcttaatatattattttaggctCAAACTTTTAGCTTTAAATCCCACCGAGTTGTTTCTTCCAATGTCAGATTGTTGGGGGTTAAATATTTGGTGACTTTACACATGTAGGGCTTCAATAAGTGTCGTTAAGCGAATATTCTAACCCTACAATATATAATCATACTCAAAAGGAGTGAATACAAAAATTGTGagtgataataaaataaaatcgcTCGATGCATCGATGGATTTTATATCTGAGAGGCTGAAAGCAtaaacttttattttttaaaatctctcGATGCATCGATGGATTTTATATCTGAGAGGCTGAAAGCataaacttttatttttttttaaaaaaaaaaccattaaaaaaataaaataaaaacaagaatccactatataaaaatttatatagGCCCGTTTAGATCTGTATTTTTTAAGAAACGTTTTTATTGTTTTctaagtaaaaaaaattaaaatatgtgtttggataggatttttgttttttgaaaaataatatcaaaaaaatgtttttcaagtatatatatattttttaaaaacaattgaTAGGTGTTTAGAATAAAAAGATGTGGgttaaaatagaaataaaatgatttgtagaataattttccaaaaacattattagttatttttaattataaaatcatGGTTTAAATAGTTGCCTGAATACTTTTCTATTATATAAAGACTTTTATAGAATATTTGTCGAagtataaaattatatttaaaacaaatttgtatataaaaattttatgaaaaaaaacatttttataaaaacatataaatactCATTTGGATGAAGCTCAAATTTATGAATGCGTGgccatatatatatgtttgtttatGTTACTAAAGAACAAGAATAATGTTACCTTGAATTTATCGAAATTTGTAAGATTATTTACAATTAGAAAGCTTTACAGTTTTGATTCAATTTCATCTCAGTGTGTACAAATATTAATCAGAAACAAATGATTTCgattaaaaatatatacaaaaaCTGGCAAAGCGCCATTAACTTTTTGGATTAATTGTGAAGCAAAAAACTTGCATCGATATCCAAACAAACACAAGTTCTTAAAATTTCCTCCTTCAAACGTTGTCATGATCATTGTTCGAGACCAAAAACACCATTCATCGCGATCCATACATGAACACGGACAATTTCCTCTTCCAAAAAGTCGTCGAAGCGATAGTTGACGAAACCATAAAATCATTCATCTCGATCCATGAACATGGACTTCGAAGTCATCATTTCCATTATCATGTTGTTGCTCTTGAATCCGCTTTGCGGAATCTACCAATGTTTCCGGACAATGCCATAGCTCAATCAGCTGAAGCGAATGCATTTCTCCGACGCCGCAAGGAATCTCATCAATCCAACGAACGCCATTGAGACACAAGGTCTCCAGGCTTGGGAAGTGCTCTCTTTCAACTTCCCAACTCACCAAATTATCTAAAGAAGAACATAAGTACTGCAGTTGAAGAAACTGGCCTTCCACCGGCTTCCACTCGGATTCTTCATCGACTTCAAGATGCATCATCGTGAGCACTCGAAGATTCGGGAGAGACCCGATGATGGTAACGTTTTCCCAAGGCAACGGAACTCTTTCTAGACTTAAACTTTTAAGACTTGTTGGGAAAGCATGGTTCCATGTCATTGAGAACTTAGGAAATTTGGACACAGAAACTTTCAACTCTTGGAGGCTTTTTAGGTGGAAAAGATTGTTGAGTCTCAAATCATCCCATTTAGCACTGCTGGGCACATGAAATTCAACTGTCAATTTCTTTAGACTCGCAAGCATTTCAATGGCCTCTTCAGTAAATCTGAAATTCATCACCTTCTCAAGTGTTTGTAGATCACTTTCGCGAATGATCCCTCCGGTGTTAGGACACGCTAAAACGAAACGGGTGTTCATGATCAGATGCCTTAGCTGTGGCATTCCCAAGATTTCATAAGGCACTATCAATGGTCGTAAGTCGGTATTATGAGCAATTATAGTTTCAAGATTGGGAAGTTTGGATATCGAGGCAGCATCCGGGCGTGATGCATAGTTGAAGGAAAACGCGATGTACCTTAAATAGACGAATGTTGAGATTTCAGTAGCCAACTTTGGCCAAGTTACATGAGGTATATCCAAAATATTGAGGCGCCTACAACATAGAGATAAGATTGGCCCCCAATACATATCGCGGAAGAGTAGAACTGCACGTACGCTTGCGTCTAGGATTCGCCATTCCTGACGATTCTGCGTGCAATGAATGTCCAGGCGACGATTTGGATTGTCTATGGTTTCTACTTGTGCATTCCTTGTAGATGAGACATGATGTAGGAAAGTCTCTTCTTCAGCTTTTGCTACACAAATTTCCCTCAATAGATCATGGATTCCAATAGTTTGGATTTTTCCATCCGGCCCTTTTTGGCTCACTAAGATAAGACTTCTATTAACAAGATCCTCCAAGCACCATTCTCCCACGTCTTCCAAGCATTTAGCCTGATCACTTAGTTTAAGAAATCCCTCAGCAACCCACAACATGATTAGCTTACGAGCATCGATCTCAGAATCTTCCGAAAAAGCAGGAATATAAAGGAAACATGGCTTTAGTCTAAGAGGCAACTCGTCGTAACTCAAACATAGTATCTTCGAGCAATGTAGTGCGATCGTTGGTTTTGTTGAACTTATATTTTCCGAAACATTTTCCCACCATGCTTGTTTTGCGATGTTGTCCCTAGAAAGAAGTAGTCCTGCAACCACCGCAATAGTTAGAGGAAGTCCTCTGCAGTTTCTTGCAATCTTCTTTCCGAT comes from Henckelia pumila isolate YLH828 chromosome 4, ASM3356847v2, whole genome shotgun sequence and encodes:
- the LOC140862079 gene encoding putative late blight resistance protein homolog R1C-3, producing the protein MAAAYAALVSLARSLRQILNLEQHVDPLHRDKIVALQGKVESIIVFLEHYSDKYRGTLDLVGNGITNAAYQAQDFMDSYLCSVSADDDDSGSDHGSKMSLDRDLNIAFERVDFIWEEAAKMKNNSAEDLRIRPIIGHSSTPKITAKNRVVGFEDDLNAIKERLYEDSAMLQVIPIVGMGGIGKTTLARKAYEDSTRARQFDICAWITVSQQYQRRHVLLRLLRDVEKPVLGQSGPSDAQLATLVYQTLMGRRYLVVIDDVWSTKTWLDLKMIFPEDDEVGEMVFGQESCPLQLVEIGKKIARNCRGLPLTIAVVAGLLLSRDNIAKQAWWENVSENISSTKPTIALHCSKILCLSYDELPLRLKPCFLYIPAFSEDSEIDARKLIMLWVAEGFLKLSDQAKCLEDVGEWCLEDLVNRSLILVSQKGPDGKIQTIGIHDLLREICVAKAEEETFLHHVSSTRNAQVETIDNPNRRLDIHCTQNRQEWRILDASVRAVLLFRDMYWGPILSLCCRRLNILDIPHVTWPKLATEISTFVYLRYIAFSFNYASRPDAASISKLPNLETIIAHNTDLRPLIVPYEILGMPQLRHLIMNTRFVLACPNTGGIIRESDLQTLEKVMNFRFTEEAIEMLASLKKLTVEFHVPSSAKWDDLRLNNLFHLKSLQELKVSVSKFPKFSMTWNHAFPTSLKSLSLERVPLPWENVTIIGSLPNLRVLTMMHLEVDEESEWKPVEGQFLQLQYLCSSLDNLVSWEVEREHFPSLETLCLNGVRWIDEIPCGVGEMHSLQLIELWHCPETLVDSAKRIQEQQHDNGNDDFEVHVHGSR